One genomic window of Sodaliphilus pleomorphus includes the following:
- a CDS encoding DUF4919 domain-containing protein: MEKITVNYTTLKSFVDNDRSTYDDIVKRFASGDAALTLDQIAQAYYATPFAGFVPLTALVATANQLYRNRDYRVAYFMYLDALEQDPFSLLLLKKAANASYLGAIDEAATRQLRDKVKRLQEVIKATGDGATPDTAFKVTQVNDEYEILYDIFHVKDVISQSVVRRDGAQVCDEMTVMILGDTAPRKVYFDVYGETEADMQDFFNRKKTY, encoded by the coding sequence ATGGAAAAGATAACTGTTAACTACACTACACTCAAGAGTTTTGTCGACAACGACCGCAGCACCTACGACGATATTGTGAAGCGTTTTGCCAGCGGCGATGCCGCGCTCACCCTCGACCAGATAGCCCAAGCCTACTATGCCACCCCGTTTGCCGGCTTTGTGCCGCTCACCGCGCTCGTGGCTACGGCCAACCAGCTTTACCGCAACCGCGACTACCGTGTGGCCTATTTCATGTATCTCGATGCCCTCGAGCAAGACCCCTTCTCGCTGCTGCTGCTCAAGAAAGCTGCCAATGCCAGCTACCTGGGAGCTATCGACGAGGCTGCTACCCGGCAGCTGCGCGACAAGGTGAAGCGCCTGCAAGAGGTGATAAAGGCTACTGGCGACGGCGCCACCCCCGACACGGCCTTCAAGGTCACGCAGGTGAACGACGAGTATGAGATTCTTTACGACATTTTCCACGTCAAAGACGTTATTTCGCAAAGTGTGGTCAGGCGCGACGGCGCCCAGGTGTGCGACGAGATGACGGTGATGATACTGGGCGATACAGCCCCGCGCAAGGTGTACTTTGATGTTTACGGCGAGACCGAGGCCGACATGCAGGATTTCTTCAACCGCAAGAAGACCTACTGA
- the lgt gene encoding prolipoprotein diacylglyceryl transferase: MLDFITWTASPDIISGHLATVRWYGLMFAIGFWAGYEVVWREFRHEGAPERWVASLFFYVIVATVVGARLGHVFFYDWDYYSRHLSEIPKIWEGGLASHGGVIGILIAIWLYSRWVTKRSMLWTLDRLVVPVGLVAALIRLGNLFNHEIYGGPTSLPWGFRFVDNVNEWMQGAPPVFTVPCHPTQLYEALCYLLVFGLCMWMYWKRNDQERPGLIFGVFMLGIFLARFVIEYVKNVQEPWEIAMRARLGLDMGQLLSIPFIVLGIWLIVRACRRQRLTIEFPNRFADAKDEEKRKA; this comes from the coding sequence ATGCTTGATTTTATCACTTGGACTGCGAGCCCCGACATCATCTCTGGCCACCTGGCCACCGTGCGCTGGTACGGCTTGATGTTTGCCATCGGTTTTTGGGCGGGCTACGAGGTTGTGTGGCGCGAGTTCCGCCACGAGGGTGCACCCGAGCGCTGGGTGGCATCGCTGTTTTTCTATGTGATCGTTGCCACGGTCGTCGGCGCGCGCCTGGGGCATGTGTTCTTCTATGACTGGGACTACTACAGCCGCCACTTGAGCGAGATACCCAAGATATGGGAGGGCGGCCTGGCCAGCCACGGCGGCGTGATAGGCATCCTCATCGCCATTTGGCTCTACTCCCGGTGGGTGACCAAGCGCTCGATGTTGTGGACCCTCGACCGCCTTGTGGTGCCGGTGGGCCTGGTGGCAGCCCTCATACGCCTGGGCAACCTCTTCAACCACGAGATCTATGGCGGTCCCACGTCGTTGCCCTGGGGCTTCCGCTTTGTCGACAACGTGAACGAGTGGATGCAGGGCGCCCCCCCGGTGTTTACCGTGCCCTGCCACCCCACGCAGCTCTACGAGGCGTTGTGCTACCTGCTGGTATTCGGGCTGTGCATGTGGATGTACTGGAAACGCAACGACCAGGAGCGCCCGGGGCTCATCTTCGGCGTCTTTATGCTGGGCATCTTCCTGGCGCGTTTTGTGATAGAGTATGTCAAAAATGTGCAGGAACCGTGGGAAATTGCCATGCGTGCACGCCTCGGTCTCGACATGGGGCAGCTGCTTTCTATCCCCTTCATTGTGCTTGGCATTTGGCTCATCGTGCGTGCCTGCCGCCGTCAACGCCTCACTATCGAGTTCCCCAACCGTTTTGCCGATGCCAAGGACGAGGAGAAAAGAAAGGCGTAA
- a CDS encoding mechanosensitive ion channel family protein: MKKVVIILLLALWTSLPSQAVLQEKNLKQSLAVLRVELQQSYLKQQQLMAGLKKMSKTQHEKMLFYMKKSNQIGLMLYSQQRDYVFDLTYACNEATALYRQFGEKRLPYYKINNNLDAEIARYDGLIYSLEILPPPMIDPMGMGHKAGKPFRPRPGGKNEKAPFELDSTSLHDRAMCLSYARALRGNCVKLRHTLRQDSMAYVRMNYNLSLLDKYAKKRYGVIQQEIFQDTGANYFKVLEHLGRYWQQAKEAIDNKYSYHGSYGKVRSEWRGPIVMGYVSFVVFYLLVAVVFSFLFVNVSYRNAKRLKWIKSAPDEAERDRRWKKLHMLKPFVGISLGALIFALSVQTVKAFLTHNFFVMASGLLVEYAWLLTAITLSLLVRLRYNQMRYGYAIYLPMVLLGLVIIIFRIIFIPNNVVNLVFPPVALLFSIWQLFALKRNSGKLPESEVLDESTTPAQPQDDEDDADQKAIDDQLDSIEKEQEKAGRRSAAQLARNATLASGINNDTVVASGIAAVFKKLKRPVVHSRVPLSSVDKIPQYDHLYAWASLGVILVATLLTWSGRTLMSVEMVIWWLFQLTAIQALTLAFRLLDIYEKARLYDRLRDSGITDAQIAAGVRKGDYITRTWFFDFVHKALVPIAGAYSLLLSIKMAADVFNLGDTCVSIFLYPFLNVEGVVRLSIFSIVVVVAAWFLFRYLNYAIQAIYRHLRIKYQKKKTGKSTVRANEVNLTLGYNVIAILVWGAYAIFALILLRIPKSGISIVTAGLATGIGFAMKDLLNNFFYGISLMAGRLRVGDWIECDGVQGRVDSISYQSVQIVTTDDCLMSFLNSTLFAKNFRNLTRNNSYELIKIPVGVAYGVDVEHVRELLQSNILKLQRNDKYGRPVMDLKNHKILVLFDSFGDNSVNLIVAVWTLVVEKIVLMGQIKEAIYNTLNDNHIEIPFPQRDLYIKTLPQQLSPALDNDTKQ; this comes from the coding sequence ATGAAAAAAGTTGTCATCATCCTTCTTCTCGCACTGTGGACAAGCCTGCCCTCGCAAGCCGTGTTGCAAGAGAAAAATCTGAAACAGTCGCTCGCAGTGCTGCGTGTAGAGCTGCAGCAGTCCTATCTTAAGCAGCAGCAGCTCATGGCCGGGCTGAAAAAGATGAGCAAGACCCAGCATGAGAAGATGCTCTTCTACATGAAAAAGAGCAACCAGATAGGCTTGATGCTCTACTCGCAGCAGCGCGACTATGTGTTTGACCTCACCTACGCCTGCAACGAGGCCACTGCACTTTACAGGCAGTTTGGCGAGAAACGCCTGCCATATTACAAAATCAACAACAATCTCGATGCCGAAATCGCCCGCTACGACGGCCTCATCTACAGCCTCGAGATTCTGCCTCCGCCCATGATCGACCCCATGGGCATGGGCCACAAGGCTGGCAAGCCCTTCCGCCCGCGGCCAGGCGGCAAAAACGAGAAGGCTCCCTTTGAGCTCGACTCGACTTCGCTGCACGACCGCGCCATGTGCCTGAGCTATGCCAGGGCTCTGCGTGGCAACTGCGTGAAGTTGCGCCACACACTGCGTCAAGACAGCATGGCCTATGTGCGCATGAACTACAACCTCTCGCTCCTCGACAAGTATGCCAAGAAGCGCTATGGCGTCATTCAGCAAGAAATATTCCAGGACACCGGCGCCAACTACTTCAAGGTGCTGGAGCACTTGGGACGCTACTGGCAACAGGCCAAGGAGGCCATCGACAACAAGTACTCCTACCATGGCAGCTATGGCAAGGTGCGCTCCGAGTGGCGCGGCCCCATCGTCATGGGCTATGTGTCGTTTGTCGTGTTTTACTTGCTGGTGGCCGTGGTTTTTAGCTTTCTGTTTGTCAATGTGTCCTATCGCAACGCCAAGCGCTTGAAGTGGATCAAAAGTGCCCCCGACGAGGCCGAGCGCGACCGCCGCTGGAAAAAACTGCACATGCTCAAGCCCTTTGTGGGCATCTCGCTGGGCGCCTTGATTTTTGCCTTGAGTGTGCAGACGGTGAAGGCATTCCTCACCCACAATTTCTTTGTCATGGCCAGCGGCCTGCTCGTCGAGTATGCCTGGCTGCTCACGGCCATCACGCTCTCGCTGCTCGTGCGCCTGCGCTACAACCAGATGCGCTACGGCTATGCCATCTACCTGCCTATGGTGCTGTTGGGGCTGGTCATCATCATCTTCCGCATCATCTTCATTCCCAACAATGTTGTCAACCTCGTGTTTCCCCCCGTTGCTTTGCTCTTCTCGATATGGCAACTCTTTGCCCTGAAAAGAAACTCGGGCAAGCTGCCCGAGAGCGAGGTGCTCGACGAGTCGACGACTCCCGCCCAGCCGCAAGACGACGAGGACGATGCCGACCAGAAGGCTATCGACGACCAGCTCGACTCAATAGAAAAGGAGCAAGAGAAGGCTGGGCGCAGGTCGGCCGCCCAGCTTGCCCGCAATGCCACCCTTGCCTCGGGCATCAACAACGATACCGTTGTGGCCAGCGGCATTGCCGCCGTGTTTAAAAAACTCAAGCGCCCGGTAGTCCACTCCCGGGTCCCGCTGAGCTCGGTCGACAAAATTCCGCAATACGACCACCTCTATGCATGGGCCTCGCTGGGCGTGATTCTTGTGGCAACTTTGCTCACCTGGTCGGGGCGCACGTTGATGTCGGTCGAGATGGTGATATGGTGGCTCTTCCAGCTCACTGCCATCCAGGCGCTCACACTGGCTTTTCGCCTGCTCGACATCTATGAGAAGGCCCGCCTCTACGACCGCCTGCGCGACAGCGGCATCACCGATGCCCAGATTGCCGCGGGGGTGCGCAAGGGCGACTACATCACCCGCACCTGGTTTTTCGACTTTGTGCACAAGGCGCTTGTGCCCATTGCCGGCGCCTACTCGCTGCTGCTCTCTATCAAGATGGCGGCCGACGTTTTCAATCTGGGCGACACCTGCGTGAGCATCTTCCTCTATCCCTTCCTCAACGTCGAGGGCGTGGTGCGTCTGTCCATCTTCAGCATTGTGGTGGTCGTGGCGGCTTGGTTCCTGTTCAGGTACCTCAACTATGCCATCCAGGCCATCTACCGCCACTTGCGCATCAAGTATCAAAAAAAGAAAACTGGCAAGTCGACCGTACGGGCCAACGAGGTCAACCTCACCCTGGGCTACAACGTCATTGCCATTCTCGTGTGGGGTGCCTATGCCATCTTTGCCTTGATACTGCTGCGCATCCCCAAGTCGGGCATCTCTATTGTCACCGCAGGTCTTGCCACAGGCATTGGATTTGCCATGAAAGACTTGCTCAACAATTTCTTCTATGGCATCTCGCTCATGGCAGGCCGCCTGCGCGTGGGCGACTGGATAGAGTGCGACGGCGTGCAAGGGCGTGTCGACAGCATCTCCTACCAGAGTGTGCAGATCGTCACTACCGACGATTGCCTCATGTCGTTTCTCAACTCCACGCTCTTTGCCAAAAATTTCCGCAACCTCACGCGCAACAATTCCTATGAGCTCATCAAGATTCCGGTGGGCGTGGCCTATGGCGTCGATGTCGAGCACGTGCGTGAGCTCTTGCAATCCAATATTCTCAAGCTTCAGCGCAACGACAAGTACGGCCGGCCGGTCATGGATCTGAAAAATCACAAGATTCTTGTGCTCTTCGACAGCTTTGGCGACAACAGCGTCAACCTCATCGTGGCAGTGTGGACCCTCGTGGTCGAGAAAATCGTGCTCATGGGCCAAATCAAGGAGGCCATCTACAACACGCTCAACGACAATCACATCGAGATTCCTTTCCCGCAACGCGACCTGTATATAAAGACGTTGCCGCAGCAGCTGTCGCCAGCTCTCGACAACGACACAAAGCAGTGA
- a CDS encoding SanA/YdcF family protein, which yields MKRHTGKAAVAWLAALLVLLVLYSAFCEWQVTAAATGLCYTDARALPHNRVGLLLGTGRLNRYGDPNPYYYRRVDAAAQLYRLHKIDTVLISGNHTGAYNEPAMMRVDLQRRGVPEGVIVEDGKGYSTIQSISRARQVFRLHRFTVISQRFHNERALYMARDYGLDCVAYDCGNYQSGGFSAIRMVMRERLSRLKAVTLHFFSKM from the coding sequence GTGAAACGACACACAGGCAAGGCGGCGGTCGCGTGGCTCGCCGCCTTGCTTGTTTTGCTTGTGCTCTACTCGGCTTTTTGCGAGTGGCAGGTGACTGCGGCCGCTACAGGACTGTGCTACACCGATGCCCGCGCTTTGCCTCACAACAGGGTGGGGCTGCTGCTGGGCACAGGGCGCCTCAATCGCTATGGCGACCCTAATCCTTATTATTACCGCCGTGTCGATGCCGCCGCGCAGCTCTACAGGCTGCACAAGATCGACACGGTGCTCATCAGCGGCAACCACACCGGTGCCTACAACGAGCCTGCCATGATGCGAGTCGACCTGCAGCGCCGTGGCGTGCCAGAGGGCGTCATCGTCGAGGATGGCAAGGGCTACAGCACCATCCAGTCTATCTCGCGTGCCCGCCAGGTCTTTCGCCTGCACCGCTTCACCGTCATCTCGCAACGTTTCCACAACGAGCGCGCCTTGTATATGGCCCGCGACTACGGCCTCGATTGCGTGGCCTACGACTGCGGCAACTACCAGAGTGGCGGCTTCAGCGCGATACGCATGGTGATGCGCGAGCGGCTGTCGCGACTCAAGGCGGTGACCTTGCACTTTTTCTCCAAAATGTAA